In the Candidatus Saccharibacteria bacterium oral taxon 488 genome, one interval contains:
- a CDS encoding LysM peptidoglycan-binding domain-containing protein: protein MKRVIAFIKRHLASVIVLAVIAVIGTMATLAHQNDDGTRTFDRKAPKYSEAIEQAHCKVKASTDAAIASTLGFDAPQDKGSGCEPKDKELAQFGSGVYYKTDLSSPTAFVNAMNGRGFNEGYGLQCVAGFKQFMFSLSGRVVATRTGGASGYANQVGEIQALGFTWHGGQAGMKDGDWAIFGGGQYGHVAMYYQGRFFGQNQGSGNIYVGNAFNLMDLGGYRNSIIGYYRPNIWNGTASAPAAPAANSKAVNDQVVADVLKGVYGSGADRVARLQAAGYNPAEVQAVVNSRVAAQAPQVVAPRQNYVANNTSGYVVRRGDTLGHIALRNGWYNGTGNLFGNSGYTQRLAERNGIANRGLIYPGQVINK from the coding sequence ATGAAACGAGTAATAGCATTTATTAAGCGTCATTTGGCGTCGGTCATTGTTCTCGCGGTGATTGCTGTGATTGGCACGATGGCAACACTAGCACATCAGAACGACGACGGCACGCGCACGTTTGACAGAAAAGCGCCAAAATACAGCGAGGCAATTGAACAGGCGCACTGTAAGGTCAAAGCTTCGACTGACGCGGCTATCGCAAGCACGCTTGGCTTCGATGCGCCACAAGACAAAGGCAGCGGCTGCGAACCAAAGGACAAAGAATTAGCACAGTTTGGCTCTGGCGTTTATTACAAGACCGACCTATCCAGTCCTACGGCGTTTGTCAATGCTATGAATGGCCGCGGATTTAATGAGGGCTACGGACTACAGTGCGTAGCAGGATTTAAGCAGTTTATGTTTAGTCTCTCAGGGCGTGTGGTGGCTACCCGCACCGGTGGCGCAAGCGGCTATGCTAATCAGGTAGGTGAAATTCAAGCGCTTGGCTTTACGTGGCATGGCGGGCAAGCTGGTATGAAAGACGGCGACTGGGCAATATTCGGTGGTGGACAGTATGGGCACGTCGCTATGTATTATCAGGGTAGGTTTTTCGGACAGAACCAAGGCTCGGGCAATATCTATGTCGGCAATGCATTTAATCTGATGGACTTAGGCGGCTACCGCAACTCTATTATCGGTTACTATCGACCAAACATCTGGAACGGCACTGCTAGCGCGCCAGCCGCTCCAGCAGCCAATTCAAAAGCAGTAAACGATCAAGTGGTGGCTGATGTATTAAAAGGCGTGTACGGCAGTGGTGCTGACCGCGTAGCACGGTTGCAAGCCGCTGGCTATAATCCAGCCGAAGTACAGGCAGTAGTAAATTCACGCGTAGCAGCACAAGCACCGCAAGTAGTTGCACCGCGTCAGAATTATGTAGCTAACAACACGAGTGGTTACGTTGTGCGTCGCGGTGATACGCTCGGACATATTGCTTTGCGGAACGGCTGGTATAACGGTACAGGCAATCTGTTCGGTAATTCTGGCTATACACAGCGGCTGGCTGAGCGAAATGGAATTGCTAACCGCGGATTGATTTATCCAGGGCAAGTTATAAATAAGTAA
- a CDS encoding DUF4238 domain-containing protein, with protein sequence MSNQQIKKQPTKRQHWLPRSSYLQNFTVDGKVKTYWLGNNGRAKFIQTAEQKDIAPINVAVKNNLYEMPLLPTNAVENVLAQIEGDYGKILDNKIKKSKRLSREDHEKVALYISTLESRTIKQQNHLNNFLNQLNEMGRAISLGHNAPDAADRWSKKIEMMEEIFFLESILVSLDVNKWGPLDFCFLRPSDTVDIEFITSDHPVTVTDFTKDNSPFGLNHWHKTAECIVPLTPKIALFGNRCGITGYKEIDYNFVREIDNRTLRRADKIIISASPIPEYEEKAIVERAPQSLLLNFLKLPDGQIDKIIKKQNKQEQNK encoded by the coding sequence ATGAGCAACCAACAGATAAAAAAGCAACCAACAAAACGACAGCATTGGCTACCTCGTAGTTCTTATTTGCAAAACTTCACCGTTGACGGCAAGGTCAAGACTTATTGGCTTGGAAATAATGGCCGTGCTAAGTTTATACAAACTGCTGAACAAAAAGACATAGCACCTATCAATGTTGCTGTAAAAAATAATCTATATGAAATGCCACTTCTGCCGACCAATGCCGTTGAGAATGTTTTAGCTCAAATAGAAGGAGACTATGGAAAGATACTAGATAATAAAATCAAAAAGAGTAAGCGACTTAGCAGAGAAGATCATGAAAAAGTAGCTTTATATATAAGCACACTAGAAAGCCGCACAATTAAACAGCAGAACCATCTAAATAATTTCCTGAATCAACTTAATGAAATGGGTCGTGCAATATCATTAGGACATAACGCACCAGATGCAGCTGATAGGTGGAGTAAAAAGATAGAAATGATGGAGGAAATATTTTTTCTCGAATCAATACTCGTATCTTTAGACGTAAATAAATGGGGACCATTGGATTTTTGTTTTCTAAGACCATCAGATACTGTTGACATTGAATTTATAACATCAGATCACCCCGTAACAGTTACTGATTTTACTAAAGACAACTCTCCGTTCGGACTTAATCATTGGCATAAAACAGCCGAATGTATAGTTCCACTCACTCCAAAAATAGCACTGTTCGGTAATAGGTGCGGCATCACTGGATACAAAGAAATAGATTATAACTTTGTTCGTGAAATAGACAACCGTACACTACGGCGAGCAGATAAGATAATTATCTCTGCAAGTCCAATCCCAGAATACGAAGAAAAGGCCATAGTCGAGCGTGCACCGCAGAGCTTACTGCTTAATTTTCTGAAACTGCCGGACGGTCAAATTGACAAGATTATTAAGAAGCAAAATAAACAAGAACAGAACAAATAA
- a CDS encoding TrpR YerC/YecD → MNGKNDIWKDEQSRQLADVLASISDPNEMRAFLRDVMTQKEIIEVGARLQAAKMLSKGEKYADVIAATKLSSRTVARISDWMQNGTGGYKNVFKHHSHVWPARAE, encoded by the coding sequence ATGAATGGCAAGAACGATATTTGGAAAGATGAACAGTCGCGTCAGCTGGCGGATGTTCTTGCTAGTATAAGTGACCCTAATGAAATGCGGGCGTTTCTTCGCGATGTCATGACTCAGAAGGAGATTATTGAAGTTGGCGCGCGCCTACAAGCTGCCAAAATGTTATCAAAAGGCGAAAAATACGCTGACGTCATTGCAGCGACGAAGCTCAGTAGCCGTACGGTTGCTCGGATTAGCGACTGGATGCAAAACGGTACTGGCGGCTATAAAAACGTCTTTAAGCATCATTCGCACGTTTGGCCAGCTCGCGCTGAGTAG